In Rattus norvegicus strain BN/NHsdMcwi chromosome 1, GRCr8, whole genome shotgun sequence, a genomic segment contains:
- the Sbk2 gene encoding serine/threonine-protein kinase SBK2 isoform X1 — protein sequence MPGKQSEDRPMEVAAVEDGGDEGLGGLTVEELQQGQEAALALEDMMALSAQTLVRTEVEELYEEVRPLGQGRFGRVLLVTHRQKGTPLALKQLPKHSTSLRSFLYEFCVGLSLGTHPAIVAAYGIGIESANSYSFLTEPVLHGDLITFIKPKVGLPQPAVQRCAAQLASALEHIHSHGLVYRDLKPENVLVCDPACQRVKLTDFGHTRPRGTMLRLTGPPIPYTAPELCAPPPLPEGLPIQPALDAWALGVLIFCLLTGYFPWDQPLVEVDPFFEDFLIWQASGQPQDRPQPWYNLSPAADTLLWGLLDPHPRKRNPVSSIKSYLGQPWKQREEGAEELTKELREDGSRGGQEAAKGEQPAC from the exons ATGCCTGGCAAACAGTCAGAAGACAGGCCAATGGAAGTGGCAGCTGTGGAGGATGGAGGTGATGAAGGCTTGGGAGGCCTCACGGTAGAGGAGCTGCAGCAGGGTCAGGAGGCTGCTCTGGCCTTGGAAGACATGATGGCTCTGAGTGCCCAGACCCTGGTCCGAACAGAGGTGGAAGAGTTGTACGAGGAAGTGCGCCCCCTGGGCCAGGGCCGGTTCGGTCGTGTCCTGCTGGTTACTCACCGCCAGAAAG GAACACCCCTGGCGCTGAAGCAGCTCCCCAAGCACTCCACTTCCCTCCGCAGCTTCCTGTATGAGTTCTGCGTGGGCCTCTCGCTTGGCACACATCCAGCCATCGTGGCAGCCTATGGCATTGGCATTGAGTCAGCCAATTCCTACAGCTTCCTGACAGAGCCTGTTCTCCACGGGGACCTCATCACCTTCATCAAGCCCAAG GTGGGTCTCCCACAGCCAGCAGTCCAGCGCTGTGCCGCCCAACTGGCCTCTGCCCTGGAGCACATTCACTCCCATGGCCTGGTGTACCGGGACttgaagccagagaatgtgcTGGTGTGTGACCCAGCCTGCCAGCGTGTCAAACTGACAGACTTTGGCCACACCCGGCCCCGAGGGACAATGCTCCGACTCACTGGGCCACCTATCCCCTACACTGCCCCTGAGCTCTGTGCCCCACCCCCCCTCCCTGAGGGACTACCCATCCAACCTGCCCTGGATGCCTGGGCTCTGGGGGTCCTGATCTTCTGCCTTCTTACTGGCTACTTCCCCTGGGACCAGCCCCTGGTGGAGGTTGACCCTTTCTTCGAAGACTTTCTCATCTGGCAGGCTTCTGGCCAGCCCCAAGACCGGCCACAGCCATGGTATAACCTGTCACCTGCAGCAGACACTCTCCTGTGGGGGCTGCTGGATCCTCACCCCCGGAAGCGGAACCCTGTAAGCTCCATCAAGAGCTATCTAGGCCAACcctggaagcagagggaggagggggctgaggaattgacaaaggagctgagagAAGATGGGTCGAGAGGAGGACAGGAGGCTGCAAAGGGAGAGCAACCTGCATGCTGA
- the Sbk3 gene encoding uncharacterized serine/threonine-protein kinase SBK3, which yields MELRVLETTEDGDTEEDTAVALQRLVELTASRVTSVRSLRIQYRLIRKLGSGSYGRVLLAQSRQGGQTVALKLLRRDSVLRTTFLREFCVGRCVSSHPGLLQTLGRPLQTPRHFAFAQEYAPCGDLSGMLQEKGLPELMMKRVVAQLAGALDFLHGRGLVHADVKPDNVLVFDPDCNRVALGDLGLTRPEGSPTPAPPVPLPTAPPELCLLLPPNTLPLRPAVDSWALGVLLFCAAMACFPWDVALAPDPEFEAFARWMTTKPQPPRPPAPWDQFAPPALTLLQGLLDLDPDTRSPPLAVLDVLGDDWGLQGSGERSGSLGGVSYEDGEEEEGGSSLEEWTDEEEEEIKDGGRTEANNIAS from the exons ATGGAGCTCAGGGTCCTCGAGACCACCGAGGATGGGGACACAGAG GAGGACACAGCTGTGGCCCTGCAGCGGCTAGTGGAGCTAACAGCCAGCCGAGTGACATCGGTGAGAAGCCTGCGTATACAGTACCGTCTCATCCGAAAGCTAGGTTCCGGTTCCTATGGCCGCGTGCTCCTAGCCCAGTCACGACAAGGAG GTCAAACCGTGGCCCTCAAGCTCCTCCGACGGGACTCAGTCCTGAGAACAACTTTCCTGAGAGAATTCTGTGTGGGCCGCTGCGTCTCTTCACATCCAGGCCTACTGCAGACCCTGGGGAGGCCCCTGCAGACACCCCGACATTTTGCCTTTGCTCAGGAGTATGCACCCTGTGGGGATCTCAGTGGAATGCTCCAGGAGAAG GGCCTCCCAGAGCTGATGATGAAGCGGGTAGTGGCCCAGCTGGCTGGAGCCCTGGACTTCCTCCATGGCCGGGGGCTAGTGCACGCAGATGTCAAGCCAGACAATGTGCTAGTCTTCGATCCTGACTGCAACAGGGTAGCCCTGGGTGACCTGGGTTTGACCCGACCTGAGGGCAGCCCGACCCCTGCTCCCCCAGTGCCCCTGCCCACTGCACCACCTGAACTCTGCCTCCTGCTGCCACCAAACACACTGCCCCTGAGGCCAGCCGTGGACTCCTGGGCCCTGGGTGTGCTTCTCTTCTGTGCTGCCATGGCCTGCTTCCCTTGGGATGTGGCATTGGCTCCtgatcctgagtttgaggcctttGCTCGTTGGATGACCACTAAGCCCCAGCCCCCTCGGCCACCCGCGCCATGGGACCAGTTTGCACCCCCAGCTCTGACCTTGCTCCAGGGACTTCTGGACCTGGATCCTGACACTAGGAGCCCACCACTGGCTGTCCTAGATGTTTTAGGGGACGACTGGGGGCTTCAGGGTAGCGGAGAGAGATCGGGAAGCTTGGGAGGTGTATCCTacgaagatggggaggaagaagagggaggatcGAGTTTGGAGGAGTGGACagacgaggaggaagaggaaatcaAAGATGGCGGGAGGACGGAGGCAAACAACATAGCTTCCTGA